The sequence TGCGCAAATCCTGATCTATTCTCGTGATCGCAAATTTGATGATGCAAGAAAACTACTCACTCCGATGTTAGAAAAAGAGCCAAATAATATTTGGCTTATTGATGCCATGACGGATATCGATTTAGAACAAAATCGGGCAAGTGATGCAGTTGCAAGATTACAATTAGCGTTAAAACAAAGACCTAATAACAATGTTATTATTGCTAACTTGGCAAATGCCTATATGCATAATAAGCAATATAACGAAGCGAATCGACTGCTTTATCGTTATACCTTTGATAATCCAAATGATCCTATTGGCTGGCAATTAATGGCCGAAAACGCAGCTAAACAAGGTGACCGAGCCCATGAATTAGCCGCTTATGCGGAGGATCTAGCACTTAGAGGTGATTTTGAAACAGCGATTCGATACTTAGGTGATGCAAGTAGACAAGTTAAACTAGGTAGTAATGATCAAGCTCGCTTTGATGCGCGCATTGACCAGTTAAGAAAACTACAACAAAGAGACAGTCAATTTAAATAAGGGACACTATGACCAAGAAAGTGACTATTTATCATAATCCACGCTGTTCAAAAAGTCGTGAAACTTTACATTTACTAGAAGAAATGCAAATAACGCCTAATGTTATTCACTATCTAGATACAGCACCTTCCGTTACCGAGCTGAAAACACTACTGAAAGCACTAGGTTTTAATGATGCAAGAGCATTAATGCGTACAAAAGAAGACATTTATAAAACGCTAAAACTCGCTGATGAAACATCACAAGATGCATTAATTCAAGCAATGCATGAAAATCCTAAGCTTATTGAACGCCCTATTGTGGTTGTCGGTAATAAAGCCCGCCTAGGTCGCCCACCAGAGCAAGTAAAAGAACTGTTTAATTAATCTTCAAGGTTCAAAGCCCATATTTATGTTCTGACATCTATGGGCTTTTTCTATTTACTTCATTATTCATCCCGCAATCGTTTACTCTATTTTCTCAATTAAGAAATAAATTATTTAATGTTGTAAAATTGTAAATATTACAATTAGCAAAGTGTTCCTTATTTCCACAATAGAAAAAAACTAACCGCTTTATGCTTTCAAAATTTTTCATCTCAATTTCATATTTTTTATGAGTAAGAAATCGACATTTTTGAAAACTTTTATCAAGATCACATCTCACCGCATAAACTCACAATTATAAGAAAAAAATAATCATGTGTTTCATTTATATTGTGACTCAAGTCTCTTTACACAAATGCATTCCTACATATCATGGTCATCAGAAAATATGATAGCAGAATTGCTAAACAATAAATTCTCGCCAAAATATTTTTTCACTATCATCCAAGAAAGAAATTAACAAGACATATACATTTAAAACAATACTGCAACACAGCAATAAGCTTTCAATTTGTTATTTGCTCTATCTCTTCTTTTATTGTTGTTTTTTCAACTTGATTACAATTAATCAGTGTGAAATGAAGTTATAGATGCATA comes from Proteus vulgaris and encodes:
- the arsC gene encoding arsenate reductase (glutaredoxin) (This arsenate reductase requires both glutathione and glutaredoxin to convert arsenate to arsenite, after which the efflux transporter formed by ArsA and ArsB can extrude the arsenite from the cell, providing resistance.), which encodes MTKKVTIYHNPRCSKSRETLHLLEEMQITPNVIHYLDTAPSVTELKTLLKALGFNDARALMRTKEDIYKTLKLADETSQDALIQAMHENPKLIERPIVVVGNKARLGRPPEQVKELFN